Proteins from a single region of Choloepus didactylus isolate mChoDid1 chromosome 10, mChoDid1.pri, whole genome shotgun sequence:
- the LOC119545134 gene encoding spermatogenesis-associated protein 31A1-like: protein MVPSEAHLPCEELTKDDAPTVAPLVSSTLPLTKSPIPLASTLSAEPQEDQSNLKTIPLSLVPESSPGNRFCLASSIPAFLGLDRSCRLISALFWWWAAAKALLFPASTHCKSQQDHLSQHPKKISFWGGPEGKHVEARSLSFLSPDVQKLLEVQVTKRVESKILKEREKDGLFSKQMSTDYHLNSLGNMLKSLGKKQDTTVPQPFWNTKGKPEQLLSPQQFSYPKNLGDHIQCNCSQLFWGLPSLHSESLGATAWVSRTSSPRQSPVLFNGNREAYPVKIQAKSPLLLQPHTLPQPKAQPRTLTPTMAQSQPPLLVEVQTQDNLQSSLPILPSSPSLIKHCEVSCPTCQNEIPSLNPSENEYLDWPLLQQQMKSRKAKRPQEASSSPTTNLPQDSQGSRFHRSISFLPYPSSHDSQKQLQQHLQERLIKDHWGLPCRVIKSQGLKQTRVRSPETCQAKEQRGTSEPSVLPGPRSKDDKEMGPKHPESIPVRDPAKFQLRKDPGRCWGQINLSMGLESFPVKFPETDSKEESKSELKGCPKSDSGSNLPKNLVRKQVENALKIHLGRKLGQIIEGRIPVSVRRSWFSVSHTLPKTDSQMEIRNLASTKDRKYHVNTSQELSFCEPSTQQLLEAHIIRFRVRQRWGLPLQILELSEAQVPPPQQSTSPTPAYHASGTQIAEAATLLGETPQACREMKVLTTKSNPTREGLLPAQSSVCEEVQRVFRWAPPGDDHQLSEAPLTAQEGRQSPQPLTPRMVSRPTQGYTVLGTQRGSLELTPGQVMVENRLREESGSHAPRAPCPGVTMLETVIGSQYSRAEESREAVKAVGSPVLRLQYRDILRTNEQADPPVTRVDLSGLGSPRNSKSPPSPRTEVAQVPKVKLPSKFKLKGEEEQQSHLQDWLSDVLLQECPVDMPLQDRANNMILQDCATDTLLQGCPRDVLFAADILSSQMPQSCPQSMSSADMSTSQVLSDLFSARERTLGLQDPRISQFQDLWKNQGKTGAPTEREDCSKPTPGKHEEDFLGLGRSQARGVTQLGYIREVIDTFERKYPQLLLEKGQAPPEKYFRKLLRHYLRCIYPNKKIKEQEDYLQKDKPELASVQSQGPVKSKSLISEDNKAAETQALMAAVGQILVEKLSLHALELSQQQEKEAARVLVDRCSCYHRAPSYSEQRRVSSDSAHSHHGTSESRRCRGRERQARGQNGWKFLRLNDENMDLRHSPPPHYREPGFPVSSHHHRPRIPGDSSGTHHCPRHYLQRDVFSDPPANAFRAFPGSRKCQKQAASHITKWAWDFEEKGDSGGRRLWGLNSEFSLHERHSHACPRPFLSHTLEQQPLPSSRLCGCGGGECGEAAEDRAHPAPQMKCIRSLASCMAPYRPLRLNPEGAEGCGAGASGPAVEAGDGGR from the exons ATGGTGCCTTCTGAAGCCCATCTACCATGTGAGGAGCTCACGAAAGATGATGCTCCCACCGTGGCCCCTCTTGTGTCGTCCACACTTCCTCTGACCAAGTCCCCTATACCTCTGGCCTCCACCCTGTCAGCAGAGCCTCAAGAAGACCAATCCAACTTGAAGACAATCCCGCTGAGCCTTGTTCCAGAGAGCTCACCGGGTAACCGCTTTTGTTTGGCATCTTCTATCCCAGCATTCTTGGGCCTTGACCGCTCATGCCGTCTTATTTCAGCCCTCTTCTGGTGGTGGGCAGCTGCCAAGGCCTTGCTCTTCCCTGCTTCAACACACTGCAAATCCCAGCAAGACCATCTTTCCCAGCACCCAAAAAAGATCTCTTTCTGGGGAGGCCCTGAAGGCAAGCACGTGGAAGCACGCAGCCTCTCTTTTCTCAGTCCCGATGTCCAGAAGCTTCTGGAGGTACAAGTCACGAAGAGAGTTGAATCGAAGAttttgaaggaaagagaaaaagacggattattttcaaaacaaatgagCACAGACTACCACCTGAATTCTTTGGGGAATATGTTAAAGTCACTTGGCAAAAAACAGGATACCACAGTCCCTCAACCCTTCTGGAACACAAAAGGCAAACCGGAGCAGCTGCTCAGTCCTCAACAGTTCTCATATCCCAAGAACTTGGGGGACCATATACAGTGCAATTGTAGCCAGCTCTTCTGGGGTCTCCCCTCTCTGCACAGCGAATCCCTGGGGGCTACTGCCTGGGTGTCTAGGACATCTTCCCCTAGACAGTCTCCTGTCTTATTCAATGGAAACCGTGAAGCTTACCCAGTTAAAATACAGGCTAAGTCCCCACTGCTTTTGCAACCCCACACCTTGCCCCAACCCAAGGCCCAACCCCGAACTCTGACTCCAACCATGGCCCAATCCCAGCCCCCACTTCTGGTTGAGGTCCAGACCCAGGACAATCTCCAGTCTTCTCTCCCAATCCTACCATCTTCTCCATCCTTGATTAAACACTGTGAAGTATCTTGTCCCACATgccagaatgagataccatctctcaACCCAAGTGAAAATGAATACCTGGACTGGCCCTTGTTGCAGCAGCAAATGAAAAGTAGGAAAGCCAAAAGACCTCAGGAAGCCAGTAGTTCTCCTACCACCAACCTTCCCCAGGACAGCCAGGGCTCCCGCTTCCACAGGTCaatctccttccttccttatcCTAGCAGTCATGATTCCCAGAAGCAACTACAGCAACACCTTCAAGAGAGACTCATCAAAGACCATTGGGGCCTGCCCTGCAGGGTCATAAAGTCTCAGGGACTGAAGCAAACTCGGGTAAGATCACCAGAGACCTGTCAGGCAAAAGAGCAGCGTGGAACTTCAGAGCCCTCTGTGTTGCCAGGTCCAAGAAGCAAGGATGATAAAGAGATGGGACCCAAGCACCCCGAAAGCATCCCTGTGAGGGACCCAGCAAAGTTCCAgctaaggaaagatccagggagATGTTGGGGGCAAATTAATCTATCCATGGGATTGGAAAGCTTCCCAGTGAAGTTTCCGGAGACAGACTCTAAGGAGGAGTCCAAAAGTGAATTGAAGGGGTGCCCAAAGAGTGACTCAGGAAGTAACTTACCAAAGAACTTAGTTAGGAAACAAGTAGAAAATGCCCTGAAAATCCATCTGGGCAGGAAACTGGGTCAGATCATTGAAGGTAGGATCCCTGTGAGTGTGCGTCGTTCCTGGTTTTCTGTTAGCCACACCTTGCCGAAGACTGACTCCCAGATGGAAATCAGAAATCTAGCATCCACAAAGGATCGGAAATATCACGTGAACACCTCCCAGGAACTTTCCTTTTGCGAACCCAGCACTCAACAACTGCTAGAAGCACATATTATAAGGTTTCGAGTGAGGCAGAGGTGGGGCTTACCCCTCCAGATCCTTGAGTTGAGTGAGGCTCAGGTCCCACCCCCTCAGCAGTCCACCTCTCCTACCCCAGCCTACCATGCATCTGGTACTCAGATAGCTGAGGCTGCCACGCTCCTGGGAGAAACCCCCCAGGCATGTCGGGAAATGAAGGTGCTAACGACCAAGTCAAACCCCACCCGGGAGGGTCTTCTCCCTGCCCAGTCCTCTGTGTGTGAGGAAGTCCAGAGGGTCTTCAGATGGGCCCCTCCTGGAGATGACCACCAGCTCTCAGAGGCCCCTCTGACTGCACAGGAGGGCAGGCAGTCTCCTCAGCCCCTCACCCCCAGGATGGTGAGCAGACCCACGCAGGGTTACACTGTCCTGGGGACCCAGAGAGGCAGCCTGGAGCTGACTCCAGGTCAAGTCATGGTAGAGAATAGGCTGCGGGAGGAGagtgggagtcatgccccacgaGCCCCCTGCCCTGGTGTCACAATGTTGGAGACAGTCATAGGATCCCAATATTCTAGAGCTGAAGAGAGCAGGGAGGCTGTCAAGGCTGTGGGGTCCCCTGTTCTTCGGCTCCAATATAGAGACATCCTGAGAACCAATGAGCAGGCAGATCCCCCAGTCACAAGGGTGGATCTGAGTGGTTTAGGGTCTCCAAGAAACAGTAAAAGCCCCCCATCCCCTAGAACAGAGGTTGCCCAAGTCCCTAAAGTGAAGTTGCCTAGTAAGTTTAAGCTCAAAGGGGAGGAAGAGCAGCAGAGCCACCTCCAGGACTGGCTCTCTGATGTGCTCCTTCAAGAATGTCCCGTTGACATGCCCCTTCAAGACCGTGCCAACAACATGATCCTTCAAGACTGTGCCACTGACACACTTCTTCAAGGATGCCCCAGGGATGTGCTCTTTGCTGCAGACATCTTGTCTTCCCAGATGCCCCAGAGCTGTCCCCAGAGCATGTCCAGTGCAGACATGTCCACTTCCCAGGTGCTATCTGACTTATTCTCAGCTAGAGAGAGGACTCTGGGGCTCCAGGATCCCAGGATCTCGCAGTTTCAGGACCTATGGAAGAATCAGGGCAAAACTGGTGCCCCAACTGAGAGAGAGGACTGTAGCAAGCCCACACCAGGAAAGCATGAAGAAGATTTTTTAGGATTAGGGAGATCTCAAGCCAGAGGGGTGACCCAACTTGGCTATATCAGGGAAGTCATAGACACTTTTGAGAGAAAGTACCCCCAGCTTCTGCTGGAGAAGGGACAGGCTCCTCCAGAAAAGTACTTCAGAAAACTTTTGAGGCACTATCTTCGGTGTATTTAtcccaataaaaaaattaaagagcaaGAAGATTATCTGCAGAAAGACAAGCCAGAGTTGGCCTCTGTCCAGAGCCAAGGGCCTGTCAAAAGCAAATCATTGATCTCTGAAGACAACAAGGCTGCCGAAACGCAAGCACTCATGGCAGCCGTTGGCCAGATCCTAGTGGAGAAACTGAGTCTTCATGCCTTGGAGTTAAGTCAACAACAGGAAAAGGAAGCTGCCCGGGTCCTGGTTGACAGGTGTTCCTGCTACCACAGGGCTCCCTCCTACTCAGAGCAAAGGCGAGTGTCGAGTGACTCAGCCCACAGTCACCACGGCACCTCTGAGAGCCGGCGATGTCGTGGCAGGGAAAGGCAAGCCAGAGGCCAGAATGGCTGGAAATTTTTAAGATTGAATGATGAGAACATGGACCTGAGGCATTCCCCACCACCCCACTACAGGGAGCCTGGGTTTCCAGTCAGTTCCCACCACCATCGTCCAAGGATCCCAGGGGACTCCAGTGGCACTCACCATTGCCCACGGCACTACCTTCAAAGAGATGTCTTTTCTGATCCACCAGCAAATGCTTTTCGAGCCTTTCCTG GATCCAGGAAGTGTCAGAAACAAGCAGCTTCACACATCACAAAGTGGGCATGGGATTTTGAGGAGAAGGGGGATTCGGGGGGGAGGCGGCTCTGGGGCCTAAATTCAGAG TTCAGCCTCCATGAAAGGCACAGCCACGCCTGTCCCCGCCCCTTCCTTTCTCACACCCTGGAGCAGCAGCCGCTACCAAGCTCCCGGCTCTGCGGGTGTGGAGGTGGGGAGTGTGGGGAGGCTGCTGAGGACCGCGCGCACCCCGCGCCCCAAATGAAGTGCATCCGCTCACTGGCCTCGTGCATGGCTCCCTACCGTCCCCTCCGTCTCAACCCAGAAGGAGCTGAAGGCTGCGGGGCTGGGGCGAGCGGTCCGGCCGTGGAGGCGGGTGACGGTGGACGCTGA